GATCTCCAGGACGGTCGGCGAAAGCGGTGCAAAGGGGAACTCACCGGCGGCGCATCGGACGATCCACGTCCGCAGGTCGACCTCGACCGTCTCGCCGGCCTGGATGGCCTCGACGGCCGCCGGGCAGATAACGGGCAAAAGGCCGTTGTTGATGGCGTTCCGAAAATAGATCCGGGCGAAGGACTTGGCGATGATGGCCGACACGCCGGCATGCTTCAGGGCCGTGACGGCCTGCTCCCGGGAGCTCCCACAGCCCCAGTTGCGTCCGGCCACGATGATGTCCCCGGGCCGGACTTCCCGGGCAAACCGGGGGTCCAGGTTCTCCAAAACGTGGCGGGCCATTTCGTCAGGGTCTCGGAGCGTGTACGTGTACTGACCCGGAAAGATGAGGTCCGTGCTGACGTTGTCACCGTACTTCCAGACGCGACCCCGAACCACCGTCATCCGACGACCTCCCGCGGATCGGTGATGACGCCCGTCACGGCGCTGGCGGCCACGACGGCCGGGCTCGCCAGGTAGATTTCGGCGTCCCGGGGTCCCATCCGTCCCCGGTAGTTGCGGTTCATCGAGGCGATGACGACCTCGCCGGGCGCCGGGATTCCCATGTGATTGCCCATGCAGGGTCCGCAACCGGGCACGCCGATGACGGCACCCGCCTCGACGAGCGTCGCCAGGTAACCCCGTCGCAGGGCTTCCTGGAGGACGACCTGAGACGCCGGGATGACCAGGAGCCGCACGCCCGGAGCGACCCGCCGACCCCGCAGGACCTCGACGGCCGCGGCGATGTCTTCGAGGCGTCCGTTCGTGCAGGTCCCGATAAAGGCGTAGTCGATCGGCGTCCCGGCGACCTCCCGGAGGGGCCGGACCCGGTC
Above is a window of bacterium HR11 DNA encoding:
- the hacB gene encoding Homoaconitase small subunit, with amino-acid sequence MTVVRGRVWKYGDNVSTDLIFPGQYTYTLRDPDEMARHVLENLDPRFAREVRPGDIIVAGRNWGCGSSREQAVTALKHAGVSAIIAKSFARIYFRNAINNGLLPVICPAAVEAIQAGETVEVDLRTWIVRCAAGEFPFAPLSPTVLEILQAGGLIPLLRRKLGTTPPEERP